A genomic region of Rhodohalobacter sp. SW132 contains the following coding sequences:
- a CDS encoding response regulator transcription factor — protein MANSFKKRVVIVDDHPIMRKGLVSTIEAEPGYEVVAQFERAEDALERFEGLDANLAIVDVSLPGMSGIELVKNLLFQYPDLLSLVVSRHDVSLYAERALRAGAKGYVMKFEPSDVLLKAVRKVLNGGMFLSEEIGEKLLLNALSGKSGTLESPVDVLSDRELEVFELTGRGKSSAEIAEQLHLAVKTIETYRFRIKEKLNFKNSTEFIFYAVKWVDSEKFV, from the coding sequence ATGGCAAATTCATTTAAAAAAAGGGTTGTAATTGTCGACGATCATCCCATCATGAGAAAAGGACTGGTCAGTACTATTGAAGCCGAACCGGGATATGAAGTGGTGGCACAATTTGAAAGAGCAGAAGACGCATTGGAAAGGTTTGAAGGGTTAGATGCCAATCTGGCTATTGTGGATGTGTCACTGCCGGGGATGAGTGGCATTGAACTTGTAAAAAACCTCCTTTTTCAATATCCAGACCTTTTGAGCCTTGTCGTATCCCGACATGATGTTTCACTTTACGCTGAACGGGCGCTTCGGGCAGGAGCCAAAGGGTATGTGATGAAATTTGAACCGAGTGATGTTCTGCTTAAAGCTGTCAGAAAAGTGCTGAACGGAGGAATGTTTCTCAGTGAAGAGATTGGTGAAAAACTTCTGTTAAATGCTTTAAGTGGGAAATCAGGGACGTTAGAGTCCCCGGTTGATGTGCTGAGTGATCGCGAGCTGGAAGTCTTTGAGTTGACCGGCCGGGGGAAGAGCAGCGCAGAAATTGCTGAACAGCTTCATCTGGCAGTAAAAACAATCGAAACCTATCGGTTCAGAATTAAGGAAAAGCTAAATTTCAAAAACTCAACAGAGTTTATTTTTTACGCCGTAAAGTGGGTGGACAGTGAAAAATTTGTTTGA
- a CDS encoding PAS domain S-box protein, translating into MSIFFTDQTIHILENILHGVIVTDLRGHILFWNSANEEIFGFTKEEVLNRPINVLFDNKSELPLRELFRKCSQSEPVYGHWHGVHKSGSRVWLEIRAKLLKDQEKTPLNCIITLGEIDKLKEAESRLNQSQAIAEAILSTSSDAIITANSKGTILSVNKSVSRMFGYKNDELIGENLKILMPFPYNDNHDKYMNNYLETGEKKVIGIGRETQGLRKDGSVFPIELAVSEIMCEKSRIFAGIIRDLSSRRELERQLIEIGNEERRRIGRDLHDGLGQMLTGIRMLSESLARKLNANALPGADEVDEIAGMIKEADEMARSIARDMVQVEIEKKGLILAIKDLCKKTKRMTGITCNLVADDNIEIENHTMALHLYRIVQEAVNNGVKHGRAKHIEIRLSKNKHHLALLVDDDGVGFGDKIKKHEGKGIQIMKHRAGIMGGILELKRTEDDLTRLRCLIPNNVEYFV; encoded by the coding sequence ATGTCAATTTTTTTTACGGATCAAACGATACATATTCTGGAGAATATTCTTCATGGCGTTATTGTGACCGATTTGAGAGGGCATATTCTGTTCTGGAACAGTGCAAATGAAGAGATTTTTGGTTTTACAAAGGAAGAGGTTTTAAACCGGCCGATCAATGTTTTGTTTGACAATAAAAGTGAACTTCCGCTGCGTGAACTCTTTCGTAAATGCTCCCAATCTGAACCGGTATATGGTCACTGGCACGGTGTTCACAAAAGCGGGTCAAGGGTATGGCTTGAAATTCGGGCTAAACTTCTAAAAGACCAGGAAAAGACACCACTCAACTGCATCATCACATTGGGTGAGATCGATAAGCTGAAAGAGGCTGAGAGCCGTTTGAACCAGAGCCAGGCCATTGCTGAAGCAATTTTATCCACAAGCTCCGATGCAATCATCACAGCGAATTCGAAGGGGACAATACTGTCGGTAAATAAATCAGTTTCGAGAATGTTTGGGTATAAAAATGACGAATTGATCGGAGAAAATTTGAAAATATTGATGCCTTTCCCATATAACGATAATCATGATAAATACATGAATAATTACCTGGAGACCGGGGAAAAAAAGGTTATTGGGATAGGCAGAGAAACCCAGGGATTAAGAAAAGATGGCAGTGTGTTTCCGATTGAACTTGCTGTGAGTGAAATCATGTGCGAAAAGAGCAGAATCTTTGCAGGAATCATACGGGATCTGAGCTCACGGCGGGAGCTGGAGCGACAGCTTATTGAGATTGGCAATGAGGAGCGGAGGCGTATTGGCAGAGATCTTCACGACGGGTTAGGGCAGATGCTTACCGGCATTCGAATGCTATCGGAAAGCCTGGCAAGAAAACTGAATGCCAATGCACTGCCTGGGGCGGATGAAGTGGATGAAATAGCCGGAATGATCAAAGAAGCAGATGAGATGGCCCGGTCAATAGCAAGGGATATGGTTCAGGTTGAAATTGAGAAAAAAGGACTCATACTGGCGATTAAAGACCTGTGCAAGAAAACGAAGAGAATGACGGGAATAACCTGCAATCTGGTAGCTGATGATAACATTGAGATCGAAAATCACACCATGGCCCTTCATTTGTACAGGATTGTACAGGAAGCCGTTAACAACGGGGTAAAACATGGAAGGGCTAAACACATTGAAATCAGACTTTCAAAAAATAAACACCATCTGGCGCTGTTGGTTGATGATGATGGGGTAGGATTTGGCGATAAAATAAAGAAGCATGAAGGGAAAGGAATTCAGATCATGAAGCACAGGGCTGGAATTATGGGCGGAATACTGGAGCTTAAACGGACAGAGGATGATTTAACCAGGCTCCGGTGCCTGATTCCAAACAATGTGGAATATTTTGTATAA